A stretch of Mobula birostris isolate sMobBir1 chromosome 2, sMobBir1.hap1, whole genome shotgun sequence DNA encodes these proteins:
- the LOC140193885 gene encoding potassium channel subfamily K member 1-like, with translation MPAGLSGAGSRGSGLRWLHRNRSSVGFGLLSLAYLLYLGCGALLFSSLELPYEDELRRKLRQLKSQFVQDNPCLDPDMLERFLARVLEANNYGVSALNNSSGKWNWDFTSSLFFAATVLTTTGYGHTVPLSDGGKAFCIIYSVIGIPFTLLFLTSVVQRVMALVTRRPIHYIHTRWGYSKQSVALAHAFLLGLVLFLCFFLIPAAIFTQLEQDWSFLESIYFCFISLSTIGLGDYVPGEVGHQRLRELYKLGITVYLMIGLTAVLVVLETFCELHKLKELKRIFYLKKDKAEDEIKILDQDQLSFPSVMDSVPINRERQKLSESFVPGPAPYQFTEDSANR, from the exons ATGCCGGCGGGGCTGAGCGGGGCCGGGAGCCGGGGTTCGGGCCTTCGCTGGCTGCACCGGAATCGGTCGAGCGTGGGCTTCGGCCTGCTGTCCCTCGCCTACCTGCTGTACCTGGGCTGCGGCGCCCTGCTCTTCTCCTCGCTCGAACTGCCGTACGAGGACGAGCTCCGCCGTAAGCTGAGGCAGCTCAAGAGCCAGTTCGTGCAGGACAACCCGTGCCTGGACCCGGACATGCTGGAGCGCTTCCTCGCCCGCGTCCTGGAGGCGAACAACTACGGCGTGTCGGCGCTGAATAACAGCAGCGGCAAGTGGAACTGGGACTTCACCTCGTCACTCTTCTTCGCCGCCACCGTCCTCACCACCACCG GTTATGGACACACGGTTCCGCTCTCGGATGGCGGCAAGGCTTTCTGTATCATCTACTCGGTTATTGGGATCCCTTTCACCCTCCTCTTCCTCACCTCTGTGGTCCAGCGTGTCATGGCACTAGTAACCAGGCGCCCGATCCACTACATTCACACCCGCTGGGGCTACTCCAAGCAAAGTGTCGCCCTCGCTCACGCCTTCCTGTTGGGGCTGGTCCTCTTCCTGTGCTTCTTCCTCATCCCGGCCGCCATCTTCACCCAACTGGAGCAGGACTGGAGCTTCCTGGAATCCATCTACTTCTGCTTCATCTCGCTCAGCACCATCGGCCTGGGCGACTATGTGCCGGGAGAGGTTGGGCACCAGCGACTGCGTGAGCTGTACAAGCTGGGAATAACCG tCTACCTCATGATTGGTCTCACTGCAGTGCTTGTTGTCCTGGAGACCTTCTGTGAACTTCACAAGCTCAAAGAGCTCAAGAGGATCTTCTACctgaagaaagacaaggcggagGATGAGATTAAGATTCTGGACCAGGATCAGCTCTCGTTCCCTTCAGTCATGGACTCCGTGCCCATCAACAGAGAGCGGCAGAAACTCAGCGAGTCTTTTGTCCCCGGCCCAGCGCCCTACCAGTTTACAGAGGACTCCGCCAATCGGTGA